The genomic region AACCCCCCGACCAAGTGACTAAATTAATTtgcaagagagagagaaagagcttaaagcattttaaaattaatgattcAGTCAAAAATATCACAATTAAACTAGTAGTAGAAGTAGTAGtaaaaaatttgtaatttgttttaagttttgtTTAGCTAACATAGAGGAGATCTGTGGGGAATGCCTTTTCTTCTACTCATGCTTGTAGCCATGTCCTCATCAGAAACCTTATTAGCTGATCTCCCACACAAATATAGCCCACTTCTCTTCTTCCTCACAATCTGATCACTACTGTATGCCATGCTCATGTTCTCTGACCCTGATGACCCTGAAGACCAGCTCATCGGCTCATCGCTGTCTACAATTGTTGAATGCGGTGTCTCGTTTGTCATTTCATCCTCTCCCATGTCTTGTGGAATCAGGAAATCAGGGCTCAGAGTTAAAGTGTTGCATTTCCTTAAGAATGCAGAGAGGTCTTTGTAGTGTTTCAGCACAAAATCCACCtgataataattcaaaattttaagccCACAATTTAAGGGGGGGATTAAATCATTTGATTGCTGATCATGATTTAGAGCTTTAAGGTAAATTAACAAGTCAAAATTCAAgtgaatatatattttaccttgCACCCCAGAGAGCAATGAATAAAAGGTTCTTGGAGACTTCTGTCACAGGAAGTACAATAGTTTCCGGCCCCTTTGAATTGCCTGTTTTGAGGTCTCTTCTTGATGAACACCACTTTAGCACTGTTAATAGTATAGGCCTAATCGAATTAAGGTCATCGGTTAGCAAATATGAACTGAATTGTACTTAAGAAAGAAACTGTGATGAAGAATCCAAAATTgaacttcatttttttccttttgaagaAATAACTAACCTGAACATTAGAGCAATCTATAAGCTTTTGGAGATCTTCCAATCTGACAACATCATGATATACGTACCGACGAACCTGAAGAAGCCTGTGAAAACGATGTGAGGGTATGCAATGAGGGCAGATACTAATGCAACAATCCAAGCAATACACGTTCTTTTCATTCTTCTTTGCAGTTTCATGGTAAGAACACCCCACGAAGAATTTCTGAGAATAAAGGGCTTCCAACCATGCAGGCTTCTGAATTCCCTAAAGCAACATGAAAG from Theobroma cacao cultivar B97-61/B2 chromosome 9, Criollo_cocoa_genome_V2, whole genome shotgun sequence harbors:
- the LOC18588884 gene encoding uncharacterized protein LOC18588884 codes for the protein MVIMGIQKPAWLEALYSQKFFVGCSYHETAKKNEKNVYCLDCCISICPHCIPSHRFHRLLQVRRYVYHDVVRLEDLQKLIDCSNVQAYTINSAKVVFIKKRPQNRQFKGAGNYCTSCDRSLQEPFIHCSLGCKVDFVLKHYKDLSAFLRKCNTLTLSPDFLIPQDMGEDEMTNETPHSTIVDSDEPMSWSSGSSGSENMSMAYSSDQIVRKKRSGLYLCGRSANKVSDEDMATSMSRRKGIPHRSPLC